GGGTGCCATTGCGGGGACCTTGATTGCCTTTTATGCCGGTTTCTTTGACCGGGTGGAGCAGGCCATCACCCGCTGGGCCGAGACTCACAATCCCATGTATGCCGGGCCGCTGGCGGATTTGCTTTCGCTGATTCCTTTTTTGGTCTTGGCCCTGGTGCTTTGGCAGGCAGGACGCCGCCCGCCGATGCCTGTCAAAGCTTGAGCAAAGCACGGCAGGCGGATTCAAGCCGCTTTTGACGCGCCGCGCTGCGGGCTTCAATATAGCAACGGAATAAAGGCTCGGTGCCGCTGGGGCGGAATGCCACCCATTCACCGTCCGGGAGCAGGAATTTGTAACCGTCCAGTGTGATAACCTTTTGCACCCGGCTGGCGCCGATTTTTTCCAAACCTGAACCCAGTTTCTGGAGCAGGGCCTCGCGGGCTTCAGGTTGCACGCGAATGTTGATGCGGGTGGTGTGAAATTCGCCGAATTGGCGGTCAAACATTTTCAGGATTTGTCCAAGCGACCGGCCTTCTACCGCCACCAGCTCGGCCATGAGCAGGCAGGCCAGTATGCCGTCCTTTTCCGGCACATGCCCCTGGACGCTCAGGCCGCCGGATTCCTCGCCGCCGACAATGATAGGTTCGCTTTCCATCAAAGCGCCGATGTATTTGAAGCCCACCGGGGTCTCATGGAGCTTGACCCCGAGCCACTGGGCCACGGCATCCACCTGGTGGCTGGTGGGCACCGTCCGCACCACCGCGCCCTCCCAACCGCGGTTTTTCTTGAGGTGATAAAGAGCCAGGGCCAGCACCTGATTTGGGGTGAGCCATTGCCCGCTTTTGTCCACAATGCCGAAGCGGTCAGCGTCTCCGTCCAAGCCCAGACCCAATTGAGCTTTTCCACGGCGAATAAAAGCACTGACTTCGGCCATGCCGGCGGCGTCCGCCTCGGGGTGATGGCCGCCAAACAGCGGGTTTAATTCATCATGAAAAACCGTGACTTCCGCCCCCGCCTCCTGCAACAGCGTGTCCAGATAACCGTGGCCGGTGCCGTAGCGCAGCTCCACGGCCACTTTGAGCTTGGCCTTGCGGAGTGCTTTGAAATCAATGAGCCGGTGGATTTGCTCAAAATAATCGGGCTTTGGGTCCAGCGTCTTGCATTGAAAGGTGCCCAGGGGAGCGGGCTTGAAGGACCAGCCGTCCTTTTGCCGGCGCGCGATGGCTTCTTCGATTTGACGGGTGGTTTCCGGCGGGGCAGGAGCCCCTTTGTAATTGGAGAATTTCAAGCCCTGGTATTCGGCCGGGTTGTGGCTGGCCGTCAGGTTGATGCCGCCCAAAAGTTTGCGGCGCCGGATGGTATGAGCAATCACCGGCGTAGGGGTATCCCGGTTGCAAAGCAGAGGAGTGAATCCGTTGGCCGCCAAGACTTCGGCGACCGCGAGGGAAAAATCGCGCCCGAGAAAACGGGTGTCATGGCCCACCACCAACTGGGGTTTGCGGGAGGCCAGCGGTGATGCCGGCTGTTGGCGTTCTGCGGCCAGGTAATCCGCAATGCCTTGCGTGGCCAGATAGACATTATCAAAAGTGAAATCGCGCGCAATGAGACCGCGCCAGCCGGAGGTGCCAAACTTGATGGTCGTGCTCATA
This is a stretch of genomic DNA from Fontisphaera persica. It encodes these proteins:
- a CDS encoding phosphoglucomutase/phosphomannomutase family protein — its product is MSTTIKFGTSGWRGLIARDFTFDNVYLATQGIADYLAAERQQPASPLASRKPQLVVGHDTRFLGRDFSLAVAEVLAANGFTPLLCNRDTPTPVIAHTIRRRKLLGGINLTASHNPAEYQGLKFSNYKGAPAPPETTRQIEEAIARRQKDGWSFKPAPLGTFQCKTLDPKPDYFEQIHRLIDFKALRKAKLKVAVELRYGTGHGYLDTLLQEAGAEVTVFHDELNPLFGGHHPEADAAGMAEVSAFIRRGKAQLGLGLDGDADRFGIVDKSGQWLTPNQVLALALYHLKKNRGWEGAVVRTVPTSHQVDAVAQWLGVKLHETPVGFKYIGALMESEPIIVGGEESGGLSVQGHVPEKDGILACLLMAELVAVEGRSLGQILKMFDRQFGEFHTTRINIRVQPEAREALLQKLGSGLEKIGASRVQKVITLDGYKFLLPDGEWVAFRPSGTEPLFRCYIEARSAARQKRLESACRALLKL